In Egibacteraceae bacterium, a genomic segment contains:
- a CDS encoding M15 family metallopeptidase translates to MTKRLSLLRRLKSSRVALLGAVSCLVLATCTPSVTTVATSELGEGPGGEGLLHSRSVPAPEAEVALGTAPVEGLAPPSLPADVPAEGAPPPPAPPPAAPEGEAPHFEPVTVQTPKLRLDGVPADRDDLLGQVLGVQGVTFATMLTVGEVAIAAPEGVTAVRVAAVDPFGFRVLTPQVTADAVEVWQRISEGDAAFIHEVGHRLQLELGQRIPAAGVTTLRVGALASNGAPPVADAIVSQATAQALQLQGTRSILISLAGDAAPANAAKRVQEATGIAPQVLEEPTTQRAFLSGAAARNAFEPFNYVSFGDGMIQIDSAWVRRNIVRANVPILRGEVLCHRLLIPQLRGALQEVQDRGLAHLIDPSQYGGCWVPRHVLFNPQRGLSMHAWGLAVDINVSTNGYGAVPQMDPRIVEVFDRWGFVWGGRWSIPDGMHFELGAILKNAG, encoded by the coding sequence ATGACGAAGCGTCTTTCGCTGCTCAGGAGACTGAAGAGTTCCCGCGTCGCGCTGCTCGGAGCGGTCAGCTGCCTGGTCCTTGCCACCTGCACCCCGTCGGTGACCACGGTCGCGACGTCGGAGTTGGGCGAGGGTCCGGGCGGCGAGGGCCTGCTCCACAGCCGGTCGGTGCCTGCGCCTGAGGCAGAGGTCGCGCTGGGCACCGCGCCGGTGGAGGGCCTCGCCCCGCCGTCACTGCCCGCCGACGTGCCGGCGGAGGGCGCACCGCCGCCGCCCGCGCCTCCGCCTGCCGCCCCCGAGGGCGAGGCTCCGCACTTCGAGCCCGTGACCGTGCAGACCCCGAAGCTTCGCCTCGACGGGGTCCCGGCTGACCGCGACGACCTCCTCGGGCAGGTCCTCGGCGTGCAGGGCGTCACCTTCGCCACCATGCTCACGGTCGGGGAGGTGGCGATCGCCGCCCCCGAGGGCGTGACCGCGGTGAGGGTCGCCGCCGTCGATCCGTTCGGCTTCCGGGTGCTCACCCCGCAGGTGACCGCAGACGCCGTCGAGGTCTGGCAGCGCATCAGCGAGGGCGACGCCGCCTTCATCCACGAGGTGGGCCACCGTCTCCAGCTCGAGCTCGGCCAACGCATCCCCGCGGCCGGCGTCACCACCCTGCGCGTCGGCGCGCTCGCCTCGAACGGCGCACCACCCGTCGCTGATGCGATCGTGAGCCAGGCGACGGCCCAGGCGCTCCAGCTCCAGGGGACCCGCTCGATCCTCATCTCGCTCGCCGGGGACGCAGCGCCCGCGAACGCGGCCAAGCGCGTCCAGGAGGCGACCGGCATCGCACCGCAGGTCCTCGAGGAGCCCACGACGCAGCGGGCGTTCCTGTCGGGTGCCGCCGCCCGCAACGCGTTCGAGCCGTTCAACTACGTGTCGTTCGGCGACGGCATGATCCAGATCGACTCCGCTTGGGTGCGGCGCAACATCGTCCGCGCGAACGTGCCGATCCTGCGCGGCGAGGTCCTCTGCCACCGGCTTCTGATCCCGCAGCTGCGGGGGGCTCTGCAGGAGGTCCAGGACCGGGGGCTCGCCCACCTCATCGACCCCTCGCAGTACGGCGGATGCTGGGTGCCTCGCCACGTGCTCTTCAACCCCCAGCGGGGCTTGTCCATGCACGCCTGGGGGCTCGCCGTCGACATCAACGTGTCGACGAACGGCTACGGGGCCGTGCCGCAGATGGACCCCCGCATCGTCGAGGTCTTCGACCGCTGGGGCTTCGTCTGGGGCGGGCGCTGGAGCATCCCCGACGGCATGCACTTCGAGCTCGGGGCAATCCTGAAGAACGCCGGCTGA